In candidate division KSB1 bacterium, one DNA window encodes the following:
- a CDS encoding four helix bundle protein yields the protein MKAGIIRASGSVGANYIEANEALSDKDFVYRVKICRKESKESVYWLRLIHETNPEEFKGRNESSFYGSE from the coding sequence TTGAAAGCCGGTATAATTAGAGCGTCAGGGTCGGTCGGGGCAAATTATATTGAGGCAAATGAGGCTTTAAGTGACAAGGACTTTGTTTACAGAGTAAAAATTTGCAGGAAAGAATCGAAAGAAAGTGTCTATTGGCTTAGGCTTATCCATGAAACCAATCCGGAAGAATTTAAGGGAAGAAACGAAAGCTCTTTTTATGGAAGCGAGTGA